Proteins from a genomic interval of Acinonyx jubatus isolate Ajub_Pintada_27869175 chromosome B4, VMU_Ajub_asm_v1.0, whole genome shotgun sequence:
- the OSBPL8 gene encoding oxysterol-binding protein-related protein 8 isoform X2: MDAGLADGEPDQTSILPYSEVAEVQETLLGDSKDVLGPSTNSDESQHLTPGKMSQRQGKEAYPTPTKDLYQPSFSPASPHSQGLDRGKEDISQNKDESSLSMSKSKSESKLYNGSEKDSSASSKLTKKESLKVQKKNYREEKKRATKELLSTITDPSVIVMADWLKIRGTLKSWTKLWCVLKPGVLLIYKTQKNGQWVGTVLLNACEIIERPSKKDGFCFKLFHPLEQSIWAVKGPKGEAVGSITQPLPSSYLIIRATSESDGRCWMDALELALKCSSLLKRTMIREGKEHDLSISSESTHVTLYGLLRANNLHSGDNFQLNDSEIERQHFKDQDMYSDKSDKENDQEHDESDNEVMGKSEESDTDTSERQDDSYIEPEPVEPLKETTYTEQSHEELGEAGEASQTETVSEENKSLIWTLLKQVRPGMDLSRVVLPTFILEPRSFLDKLSDYYYHADFLSEAALEENPYFRLKKVVKWYLSGFYKKPKGLKKPYNPILGETFRCLWIHPRTNSKTFYIAEQVSHHPPISAFYVSNRKDGFCLSGSILAKSKFYGNSLSAILEGEARLTFLNRGEDYVMTMPYAHCKGILYGTMTLELGGIVNITCQKTGYSAILEFKLKPFLGSSDCVNQISGKLKLGKEVLATLEGHWDSEVFINDKKTDNSEVFWNPTPDIKQWRLIRHTVKFEEQGDFESEKLWQRVTRAINAKDQTEATQEKYVLEEAQRQAARDRKTKSEEWACRLFELDSLTGEWHYKFADTRPWDPLNDMIQFEKDGVIQTKVKHRTPMVSVPKMKHKPTRQQKKVAKGYSSPEPDIQDSSGSEAQSVKPNTRRKKGIELGDIQNSIESIKQTQEEIKRNIMALRNHLISSTPATDYFLQQKDYFIIFLLILLQVIINFMFK; this comes from the exons GTTtggacagaggaaaggaagacatttctcaaaataaagatgaatCTTCACTTTCTATGTCAAAGAGCAAG TCTGAATCTAAACTTTATAATGGCTCGGAGAAGGATAGTTCAGCTTCAAGCAAGCTCACAAAAAAAGAATCTCTCAAG gtgcaaaagaaaaattaccgagaagaaaagaaaagagccacaAAGGAGTTACTCAGTACAATCACAGATCCTTCTGTTATTGTTATGGCTGATTGGTTGAAG ATTCGTGGTACTTTAAAGAGTTGGACCAAGTTGTGGTGTGTTTTGAAACCTGGGGTGCTACTGATttataaaacccagaaaaatgGTCAGTGGGTAGGAACAGTCCTTCTGAATGCCTGTGAAATCATTGAGCGTCCATCAAAAAAGGACGGCTtttgtttcaaactttttcatccTTTGGAGCAGTCTATTTGGGCAGTGAAG gGCCCCAAAGGCGAAGCAGTTGGATCTATAACTCAACCCTTACCTAGCAGTTACTTGATCATCCGAGCTACTTCAGAGTCAGATG GAAGGTGCTGGATGGATGCTTTGGAGTTGGCCTTGAAATGTTCTAGTCTTCTTAAACGTACAATgatcagagaaggaaaggaacatgacctgagcattTCAtcagagagcacacatgtgacTTTGTATGGCTTATTACGTGCTAACAATCTCCACAGTGGTGACAACTTTCA GTTAAATGATAGTGAAATTGAACGGCAGCATTTTAAGGACCAAGATATGTATTCTGATAAATCTGATAAAGAAAATGATCAAGAACATGATGAGTCTGACAATGAGGTGATGGGGAAAAGTGAAGAAAGTGACACAGATACATCCGAAAGGCAAGATGACTCTTATATCGAACCTGAGCCCGTGGAGCCTTTAAAGGAGACTACCTACACTGAACAGAGCCATGAAGAACTAGGAGAG GCAGGTGAGGCTTCTCAAACAGAAACTGtgtctgaagaaaacaaaagccttaTCTGGACACTGTTGAAACAAGTCCGTCCTGGCATGGACCTGTCCAGGGTGGTTCTGCCGACATTTATTTTGGAACCTCGTTCTTTCCTGGATAAACTTTCAGATTATTACTATCATGCAGATTTCTTATCTGA GGCTGCTCTTGAAGAAAATCCTTACTTCCGTTTGAAGAAAGTAGTGAAATGGTATTTGTCAGGATTCTATAAAAAGCCAAAg GGACTGAAGAAGCCTTACAATCCTATACTTGGTGAGACTTTCCGTTGTTTGTGGATTCATCCCAGAACAAACAGCAAAACATTTTATATTGCTGAACAG GTATCCCATCATCCACCAATATCTGCCTTTTATGTTAGTAACCGAAAGGATGGATTTTGCCTTAGTGGTAGTATCCTGGCTAAGTCCAAGTTCTATG gaaATTCATTATCCGCAATATTAGAAGGAGAAGCACGATTAACTTTCTTGAATAGAGGCGAAGATTATGTCATGACAATGCCGTATGCTCATTGTAAAG gaattcTTTATGGCACAATGACACTGGAGCTTGGTGGAATCGTCAATATTACGTGTCAAAAAACTGGATACAGTGCAATACTTGAATTCAAACTAAAG ccATTTCTAGGTAGCAGTGACTGTGTTAATCAAATATCAGGGAAACTTAAATTGGGAAAAGAAGTCCTAGCTACTTTGGAAGGCCATTGG gACAGTGAAGTTTTTATTAATGACAAAAAGACTGATAATTCAGAGGTCTTCTGGAATCCAACACCAGACATTAAGCAGTGGAGATTAATAAGGCACACTGTAAAATTTGAAGAGCAGGGAGATTTTGAATCAGAGAA ACTCTGGCAGCGGGTAACTCGAGCCATAAATGCCAAAGACCAAACAGAAGCTACTCAAGAGAAGTACGTTTTAGAAGAAGCTCAAAGACAAGCTGCCAGAGATCggaaaacaaaaagtgaagaGTGGGCGTGCAGGTTATTTGAGCTTGATTCACTCACAGGAGAATGGCATTACAAGTTTGCAGA TACTAGACCGTGGGACCCACTTAATGATATGATACAGTTTGAAAAAGATGGTGTTATCCAGACCAAAGTGAAACATCGCACTCCAATG GTTAGTGTCCCAAAAATGAAACATAAGCCAACCAGGCAACAGAAGAAAGTGGCAAAAGGCTATTCTTCCCCAGAACCTGATATCCAAGACTCATCTGGAAGTGAAG CTCAATCAGTAAAACCaaatacaagaagaaagaaagggatagaACTGGGAGACATTCAAAATTCCATCGAATCTATAAAACAAACgcaggaagaaattaaaag AAATATTATGGCTCTTCGAAATCATTTAATTTCAAGCACACCTGCCACAGATTATTTTCTGCAACAAAAAGACTACTTCATCATTTTCCTCCTGATTTTGCTTCAAGTCATAATAAACTTCATGTTTAAGTAG
- the OSBPL8 gene encoding oxysterol-binding protein-related protein 8 isoform X1, producing MDAGLADGEPDQTSILPYSEVAEVQETLLGDSKDVLGPSTVVANSDESQHLTPGKMSQRQGKEAYPTPTKDLYQPSFSPASPHSQGLDRGKEDISQNKDESSLSMSKSKSESKLYNGSEKDSSASSKLTKKESLKVQKKNYREEKKRATKELLSTITDPSVIVMADWLKIRGTLKSWTKLWCVLKPGVLLIYKTQKNGQWVGTVLLNACEIIERPSKKDGFCFKLFHPLEQSIWAVKGPKGEAVGSITQPLPSSYLIIRATSESDGRCWMDALELALKCSSLLKRTMIREGKEHDLSISSESTHVTLYGLLRANNLHSGDNFQLNDSEIERQHFKDQDMYSDKSDKENDQEHDESDNEVMGKSEESDTDTSERQDDSYIEPEPVEPLKETTYTEQSHEELGEAGEASQTETVSEENKSLIWTLLKQVRPGMDLSRVVLPTFILEPRSFLDKLSDYYYHADFLSEAALEENPYFRLKKVVKWYLSGFYKKPKGLKKPYNPILGETFRCLWIHPRTNSKTFYIAEQVSHHPPISAFYVSNRKDGFCLSGSILAKSKFYGNSLSAILEGEARLTFLNRGEDYVMTMPYAHCKGILYGTMTLELGGIVNITCQKTGYSAILEFKLKPFLGSSDCVNQISGKLKLGKEVLATLEGHWDSEVFINDKKTDNSEVFWNPTPDIKQWRLIRHTVKFEEQGDFESEKLWQRVTRAINAKDQTEATQEKYVLEEAQRQAARDRKTKSEEWACRLFELDSLTGEWHYKFADTRPWDPLNDMIQFEKDGVIQTKVKHRTPMVSVPKMKHKPTRQQKKVAKGYSSPEPDIQDSSGSEAQSVKPNTRRKKGIELGDIQNSIESIKQTQEEIKRNIMALRNHLISSTPATDYFLQQKDYFIIFLLILLQVIINFMFK from the exons GTTtggacagaggaaaggaagacatttctcaaaataaagatgaatCTTCACTTTCTATGTCAAAGAGCAAG TCTGAATCTAAACTTTATAATGGCTCGGAGAAGGATAGTTCAGCTTCAAGCAAGCTCACAAAAAAAGAATCTCTCAAG gtgcaaaagaaaaattaccgagaagaaaagaaaagagccacaAAGGAGTTACTCAGTACAATCACAGATCCTTCTGTTATTGTTATGGCTGATTGGTTGAAG ATTCGTGGTACTTTAAAGAGTTGGACCAAGTTGTGGTGTGTTTTGAAACCTGGGGTGCTACTGATttataaaacccagaaaaatgGTCAGTGGGTAGGAACAGTCCTTCTGAATGCCTGTGAAATCATTGAGCGTCCATCAAAAAAGGACGGCTtttgtttcaaactttttcatccTTTGGAGCAGTCTATTTGGGCAGTGAAG gGCCCCAAAGGCGAAGCAGTTGGATCTATAACTCAACCCTTACCTAGCAGTTACTTGATCATCCGAGCTACTTCAGAGTCAGATG GAAGGTGCTGGATGGATGCTTTGGAGTTGGCCTTGAAATGTTCTAGTCTTCTTAAACGTACAATgatcagagaaggaaaggaacatgacctgagcattTCAtcagagagcacacatgtgacTTTGTATGGCTTATTACGTGCTAACAATCTCCACAGTGGTGACAACTTTCA GTTAAATGATAGTGAAATTGAACGGCAGCATTTTAAGGACCAAGATATGTATTCTGATAAATCTGATAAAGAAAATGATCAAGAACATGATGAGTCTGACAATGAGGTGATGGGGAAAAGTGAAGAAAGTGACACAGATACATCCGAAAGGCAAGATGACTCTTATATCGAACCTGAGCCCGTGGAGCCTTTAAAGGAGACTACCTACACTGAACAGAGCCATGAAGAACTAGGAGAG GCAGGTGAGGCTTCTCAAACAGAAACTGtgtctgaagaaaacaaaagccttaTCTGGACACTGTTGAAACAAGTCCGTCCTGGCATGGACCTGTCCAGGGTGGTTCTGCCGACATTTATTTTGGAACCTCGTTCTTTCCTGGATAAACTTTCAGATTATTACTATCATGCAGATTTCTTATCTGA GGCTGCTCTTGAAGAAAATCCTTACTTCCGTTTGAAGAAAGTAGTGAAATGGTATTTGTCAGGATTCTATAAAAAGCCAAAg GGACTGAAGAAGCCTTACAATCCTATACTTGGTGAGACTTTCCGTTGTTTGTGGATTCATCCCAGAACAAACAGCAAAACATTTTATATTGCTGAACAG GTATCCCATCATCCACCAATATCTGCCTTTTATGTTAGTAACCGAAAGGATGGATTTTGCCTTAGTGGTAGTATCCTGGCTAAGTCCAAGTTCTATG gaaATTCATTATCCGCAATATTAGAAGGAGAAGCACGATTAACTTTCTTGAATAGAGGCGAAGATTATGTCATGACAATGCCGTATGCTCATTGTAAAG gaattcTTTATGGCACAATGACACTGGAGCTTGGTGGAATCGTCAATATTACGTGTCAAAAAACTGGATACAGTGCAATACTTGAATTCAAACTAAAG ccATTTCTAGGTAGCAGTGACTGTGTTAATCAAATATCAGGGAAACTTAAATTGGGAAAAGAAGTCCTAGCTACTTTGGAAGGCCATTGG gACAGTGAAGTTTTTATTAATGACAAAAAGACTGATAATTCAGAGGTCTTCTGGAATCCAACACCAGACATTAAGCAGTGGAGATTAATAAGGCACACTGTAAAATTTGAAGAGCAGGGAGATTTTGAATCAGAGAA ACTCTGGCAGCGGGTAACTCGAGCCATAAATGCCAAAGACCAAACAGAAGCTACTCAAGAGAAGTACGTTTTAGAAGAAGCTCAAAGACAAGCTGCCAGAGATCggaaaacaaaaagtgaagaGTGGGCGTGCAGGTTATTTGAGCTTGATTCACTCACAGGAGAATGGCATTACAAGTTTGCAGA TACTAGACCGTGGGACCCACTTAATGATATGATACAGTTTGAAAAAGATGGTGTTATCCAGACCAAAGTGAAACATCGCACTCCAATG GTTAGTGTCCCAAAAATGAAACATAAGCCAACCAGGCAACAGAAGAAAGTGGCAAAAGGCTATTCTTCCCCAGAACCTGATATCCAAGACTCATCTGGAAGTGAAG CTCAATCAGTAAAACCaaatacaagaagaaagaaagggatagaACTGGGAGACATTCAAAATTCCATCGAATCTATAAAACAAACgcaggaagaaattaaaag AAATATTATGGCTCTTCGAAATCATTTAATTTCAAGCACACCTGCCACAGATTATTTTCTGCAACAAAAAGACTACTTCATCATTTTCCTCCTGATTTTGCTTCAAGTCATAATAAACTTCATGTTTAAGTAG
- the OSBPL8 gene encoding oxysterol-binding protein-related protein 8 isoform X6, with protein MSQRQGKEAYPTPTKDLYQPSFSPASPHSQGLDRGKEDISQNKDESSLSMSKSKSESKLYNGSEKDSSASSKLTKKESLKVQKKNYREEKKRATKELLSTITDPSVIVMADWLKIRGTLKSWTKLWCVLKPGVLLIYKTQKNGQWVGTVLLNACEIIERPSKKDGFCFKLFHPLEQSIWAVKGPKGEAVGSITQPLPSSYLIIRATSESDGRCWMDALELALKCSSLLKRTMIREGKEHDLSISSESTHVTLYGLLRANNLHSGDNFQLNDSEIERQHFKDQDMYSDKSDKENDQEHDESDNEVMGKSEESDTDTSERQDDSYIEPEPVEPLKETTYTEQSHEELGEAGEASQTETVSEENKSLIWTLLKQVRPGMDLSRVVLPTFILEPRSFLDKLSDYYYHADFLSEAALEENPYFRLKKVVKWYLSGFYKKPKGLKKPYNPILGETFRCLWIHPRTNSKTFYIAEQVSHHPPISAFYVSNRKDGFCLSGSILAKSKFYGNSLSAILEGEARLTFLNRGEDYVMTMPYAHCKGILYGTMTLELGGIVNITCQKTGYSAILEFKLKPFLGSSDCVNQISGKLKLGKEVLATLEGHWDSEVFINDKKTDNSEVFWNPTPDIKQWRLIRHTVKFEEQGDFESEKLWQRVTRAINAKDQTEATQEKYVLEEAQRQAARDRKTKSEEWACRLFELDSLTGEWHYKFADTRPWDPLNDMIQFEKDGVIQTKVKHRTPMVSVPKMKHKPTRQQKKVAKGYSSPEPDIQDSSGSEAQSVKPNTRRKKGIELGDIQNSIESIKQTQEEIKRNIMALRNHLISSTPATDYFLQQKDYFIIFLLILLQVIINFMFK; from the exons GTTtggacagaggaaaggaagacatttctcaaaataaagatgaatCTTCACTTTCTATGTCAAAGAGCAAG TCTGAATCTAAACTTTATAATGGCTCGGAGAAGGATAGTTCAGCTTCAAGCAAGCTCACAAAAAAAGAATCTCTCAAG gtgcaaaagaaaaattaccgagaagaaaagaaaagagccacaAAGGAGTTACTCAGTACAATCACAGATCCTTCTGTTATTGTTATGGCTGATTGGTTGAAG ATTCGTGGTACTTTAAAGAGTTGGACCAAGTTGTGGTGTGTTTTGAAACCTGGGGTGCTACTGATttataaaacccagaaaaatgGTCAGTGGGTAGGAACAGTCCTTCTGAATGCCTGTGAAATCATTGAGCGTCCATCAAAAAAGGACGGCTtttgtttcaaactttttcatccTTTGGAGCAGTCTATTTGGGCAGTGAAG gGCCCCAAAGGCGAAGCAGTTGGATCTATAACTCAACCCTTACCTAGCAGTTACTTGATCATCCGAGCTACTTCAGAGTCAGATG GAAGGTGCTGGATGGATGCTTTGGAGTTGGCCTTGAAATGTTCTAGTCTTCTTAAACGTACAATgatcagagaaggaaaggaacatgacctgagcattTCAtcagagagcacacatgtgacTTTGTATGGCTTATTACGTGCTAACAATCTCCACAGTGGTGACAACTTTCA GTTAAATGATAGTGAAATTGAACGGCAGCATTTTAAGGACCAAGATATGTATTCTGATAAATCTGATAAAGAAAATGATCAAGAACATGATGAGTCTGACAATGAGGTGATGGGGAAAAGTGAAGAAAGTGACACAGATACATCCGAAAGGCAAGATGACTCTTATATCGAACCTGAGCCCGTGGAGCCTTTAAAGGAGACTACCTACACTGAACAGAGCCATGAAGAACTAGGAGAG GCAGGTGAGGCTTCTCAAACAGAAACTGtgtctgaagaaaacaaaagccttaTCTGGACACTGTTGAAACAAGTCCGTCCTGGCATGGACCTGTCCAGGGTGGTTCTGCCGACATTTATTTTGGAACCTCGTTCTTTCCTGGATAAACTTTCAGATTATTACTATCATGCAGATTTCTTATCTGA GGCTGCTCTTGAAGAAAATCCTTACTTCCGTTTGAAGAAAGTAGTGAAATGGTATTTGTCAGGATTCTATAAAAAGCCAAAg GGACTGAAGAAGCCTTACAATCCTATACTTGGTGAGACTTTCCGTTGTTTGTGGATTCATCCCAGAACAAACAGCAAAACATTTTATATTGCTGAACAG GTATCCCATCATCCACCAATATCTGCCTTTTATGTTAGTAACCGAAAGGATGGATTTTGCCTTAGTGGTAGTATCCTGGCTAAGTCCAAGTTCTATG gaaATTCATTATCCGCAATATTAGAAGGAGAAGCACGATTAACTTTCTTGAATAGAGGCGAAGATTATGTCATGACAATGCCGTATGCTCATTGTAAAG gaattcTTTATGGCACAATGACACTGGAGCTTGGTGGAATCGTCAATATTACGTGTCAAAAAACTGGATACAGTGCAATACTTGAATTCAAACTAAAG ccATTTCTAGGTAGCAGTGACTGTGTTAATCAAATATCAGGGAAACTTAAATTGGGAAAAGAAGTCCTAGCTACTTTGGAAGGCCATTGG gACAGTGAAGTTTTTATTAATGACAAAAAGACTGATAATTCAGAGGTCTTCTGGAATCCAACACCAGACATTAAGCAGTGGAGATTAATAAGGCACACTGTAAAATTTGAAGAGCAGGGAGATTTTGAATCAGAGAA ACTCTGGCAGCGGGTAACTCGAGCCATAAATGCCAAAGACCAAACAGAAGCTACTCAAGAGAAGTACGTTTTAGAAGAAGCTCAAAGACAAGCTGCCAGAGATCggaaaacaaaaagtgaagaGTGGGCGTGCAGGTTATTTGAGCTTGATTCACTCACAGGAGAATGGCATTACAAGTTTGCAGA TACTAGACCGTGGGACCCACTTAATGATATGATACAGTTTGAAAAAGATGGTGTTATCCAGACCAAAGTGAAACATCGCACTCCAATG GTTAGTGTCCCAAAAATGAAACATAAGCCAACCAGGCAACAGAAGAAAGTGGCAAAAGGCTATTCTTCCCCAGAACCTGATATCCAAGACTCATCTGGAAGTGAAG CTCAATCAGTAAAACCaaatacaagaagaaagaaagggatagaACTGGGAGACATTCAAAATTCCATCGAATCTATAAAACAAACgcaggaagaaattaaaag AAATATTATGGCTCTTCGAAATCATTTAATTTCAAGCACACCTGCCACAGATTATTTTCTGCAACAAAAAGACTACTTCATCATTTTCCTCCTGATTTTGCTTCAAGTCATAATAAACTTCATGTTTAAGTAG
- the OSBPL8 gene encoding oxysterol-binding protein-related protein 8 isoform X7: MKEESSQQRRFSSCTVFSPVLFPPRIDGRKLVRNASFGGYNELSPSLPGLDRGKEDISQNKDESSLSMSKSKSESKLYNGSEKDSSASSKLTKKESLKVQKKNYREEKKRATKELLSTITDPSVIVMADWLKIRGTLKSWTKLWCVLKPGVLLIYKTQKNGQWVGTVLLNACEIIERPSKKDGFCFKLFHPLEQSIWAVKGPKGEAVGSITQPLPSSYLIIRATSESDGRCWMDALELALKCSSLLKRTMIREGKEHDLSISSESTHVTLYGLLRANNLHSGDNFQLNDSEIERQHFKDQDMYSDKSDKENDQEHDESDNEVMGKSEESDTDTSERQDDSYIEPEPVEPLKETTYTEQSHEELGEAGEASQTETVSEENKSLIWTLLKQVRPGMDLSRVVLPTFILEPRSFLDKLSDYYYHADFLSEAALEENPYFRLKKVVKWYLSGFYKKPKGLKKPYNPILGETFRCLWIHPRTNSKTFYIAEQVSHHPPISAFYVSNRKDGFCLSGSILAKSKFYGNSLSAILEGEARLTFLNRGEDYVMTMPYAHCKGILYGTMTLELGGIVNITCQKTGYSAILEFKLKPFLGSSDCVNQISGKLKLGKEVLATLEGHWDSEVFINDKKTDNSEVFWNPTPDIKQWRLIRHTVKFEEQGDFESEKLWQRVTRAINAKDQTEATQEKYVLEEAQRQAARDRKTKSEEWACRLFELDSLTGEWHYKFADTRPWDPLNDMIQFEKDGVIQTKVKHRTPMVSVPKMKHKPTRQQKKVAKGYSSPEPDIQDSSGSEAQSVKPNTRRKKGIELGDIQNSIESIKQTQEEIKRNIMALRNHLISSTPATDYFLQQKDYFIIFLLILLQVIINFMFK; encoded by the exons GTTtggacagaggaaaggaagacatttctcaaaataaagatgaatCTTCACTTTCTATGTCAAAGAGCAAG TCTGAATCTAAACTTTATAATGGCTCGGAGAAGGATAGTTCAGCTTCAAGCAAGCTCACAAAAAAAGAATCTCTCAAG gtgcaaaagaaaaattaccgagaagaaaagaaaagagccacaAAGGAGTTACTCAGTACAATCACAGATCCTTCTGTTATTGTTATGGCTGATTGGTTGAAG ATTCGTGGTACTTTAAAGAGTTGGACCAAGTTGTGGTGTGTTTTGAAACCTGGGGTGCTACTGATttataaaacccagaaaaatgGTCAGTGGGTAGGAACAGTCCTTCTGAATGCCTGTGAAATCATTGAGCGTCCATCAAAAAAGGACGGCTtttgtttcaaactttttcatccTTTGGAGCAGTCTATTTGGGCAGTGAAG gGCCCCAAAGGCGAAGCAGTTGGATCTATAACTCAACCCTTACCTAGCAGTTACTTGATCATCCGAGCTACTTCAGAGTCAGATG GAAGGTGCTGGATGGATGCTTTGGAGTTGGCCTTGAAATGTTCTAGTCTTCTTAAACGTACAATgatcagagaaggaaaggaacatgacctgagcattTCAtcagagagcacacatgtgacTTTGTATGGCTTATTACGTGCTAACAATCTCCACAGTGGTGACAACTTTCA GTTAAATGATAGTGAAATTGAACGGCAGCATTTTAAGGACCAAGATATGTATTCTGATAAATCTGATAAAGAAAATGATCAAGAACATGATGAGTCTGACAATGAGGTGATGGGGAAAAGTGAAGAAAGTGACACAGATACATCCGAAAGGCAAGATGACTCTTATATCGAACCTGAGCCCGTGGAGCCTTTAAAGGAGACTACCTACACTGAACAGAGCCATGAAGAACTAGGAGAG GCAGGTGAGGCTTCTCAAACAGAAACTGtgtctgaagaaaacaaaagccttaTCTGGACACTGTTGAAACAAGTCCGTCCTGGCATGGACCTGTCCAGGGTGGTTCTGCCGACATTTATTTTGGAACCTCGTTCTTTCCTGGATAAACTTTCAGATTATTACTATCATGCAGATTTCTTATCTGA GGCTGCTCTTGAAGAAAATCCTTACTTCCGTTTGAAGAAAGTAGTGAAATGGTATTTGTCAGGATTCTATAAAAAGCCAAAg GGACTGAAGAAGCCTTACAATCCTATACTTGGTGAGACTTTCCGTTGTTTGTGGATTCATCCCAGAACAAACAGCAAAACATTTTATATTGCTGAACAG GTATCCCATCATCCACCAATATCTGCCTTTTATGTTAGTAACCGAAAGGATGGATTTTGCCTTAGTGGTAGTATCCTGGCTAAGTCCAAGTTCTATG gaaATTCATTATCCGCAATATTAGAAGGAGAAGCACGATTAACTTTCTTGAATAGAGGCGAAGATTATGTCATGACAATGCCGTATGCTCATTGTAAAG gaattcTTTATGGCACAATGACACTGGAGCTTGGTGGAATCGTCAATATTACGTGTCAAAAAACTGGATACAGTGCAATACTTGAATTCAAACTAAAG ccATTTCTAGGTAGCAGTGACTGTGTTAATCAAATATCAGGGAAACTTAAATTGGGAAAAGAAGTCCTAGCTACTTTGGAAGGCCATTGG gACAGTGAAGTTTTTATTAATGACAAAAAGACTGATAATTCAGAGGTCTTCTGGAATCCAACACCAGACATTAAGCAGTGGAGATTAATAAGGCACACTGTAAAATTTGAAGAGCAGGGAGATTTTGAATCAGAGAA ACTCTGGCAGCGGGTAACTCGAGCCATAAATGCCAAAGACCAAACAGAAGCTACTCAAGAGAAGTACGTTTTAGAAGAAGCTCAAAGACAAGCTGCCAGAGATCggaaaacaaaaagtgaagaGTGGGCGTGCAGGTTATTTGAGCTTGATTCACTCACAGGAGAATGGCATTACAAGTTTGCAGA TACTAGACCGTGGGACCCACTTAATGATATGATACAGTTTGAAAAAGATGGTGTTATCCAGACCAAAGTGAAACATCGCACTCCAATG GTTAGTGTCCCAAAAATGAAACATAAGCCAACCAGGCAACAGAAGAAAGTGGCAAAAGGCTATTCTTCCCCAGAACCTGATATCCAAGACTCATCTGGAAGTGAAG CTCAATCAGTAAAACCaaatacaagaagaaagaaagggatagaACTGGGAGACATTCAAAATTCCATCGAATCTATAAAACAAACgcaggaagaaattaaaag AAATATTATGGCTCTTCGAAATCATTTAATTTCAAGCACACCTGCCACAGATTATTTTCTGCAACAAAAAGACTACTTCATCATTTTCCTCCTGATTTTGCTTCAAGTCATAATAAACTTCATGTTTAAGTAG